Proteins co-encoded in one Oreochromis aureus strain Israel breed Guangdong linkage group 3, ZZ_aureus, whole genome shotgun sequence genomic window:
- the LOC120438788 gene encoding uncharacterized protein LOC120438788: MLNSVLEQYEDIASVLTESNNYDKIGRISISTLKLLVSFLKPFKEATDDLETDNTAPSASLVLPWSVRLIEHCTSATKDPLLSEIATVCVTRLKELLSADSTSSHSVHMLYKIATFLTPNLRGLRMLDERGRQNVIQGVKEMIEDLKFDHAHDEDVEPTPAKRPTVLHKFSDWEEEEESCGSKSLDVQIQEYRTMKLELSSQQNILQWWNSNSSQFPALSNLARFVLCIPATSAPSERAFSLCGRILEERRSVLKPSSERP, translated from the exons ATGTTAAATTCTGTCTTGGAACAGTACGAAGACATTGCATCTGTGCTGACTGAGAGCAATAATTATGACAAGATCGGACGCATTAGCATCAGTACTCTTAAGTTACTAGTATCATTCCTAAAACCCTTCAAAGAGGCAACTGACGACTTGGAAACTGATAACACAGCTCCCAGTGCCTCACTTGTTCTTCCGTGGTCTGTGCGATTAATTGAGCACTGTACATCAGCCACAAAAGACCCTCTGCTCTCTGAAATTGCAACCGTCTGTGTAACACGGCTGAAAGAATTACTGTCAGCAGACAGCACTTCATCCCATTCTGTTCACATGCTTTATAAAATAGCAACCTTTCTGACACCAAATCTGCGAGGTCTGAGAATGTTAGATGAAAGAGGGCGACAGAATGTGATACAGGGAGTCAAGGAGATGATCGAAGATTTAAAGTTTGATCATGCACATGATGAGGATGTTGAACCAACACCTGCCAAAAGGCCTACTGTTCTTCATAAATTTTCAGAttgggaggaagaggaagaatcATGTGGATCAAAATCACTAGATGTTCAGATTCAGGAGTACAGGACCATGAAACTTGAATTATCAAGtcaacaaaacattttgcagTGGTGGAATTCCAACAGTTCCCAGTTCCCTGCCCTGAGCAACCTTGCAAGATTTGTCCTCTGCATCCCGGCAACGAGTGCACCTTCCGAGAGAGCATTCAGCCTTTGTGGTCGGATTTTGGAGGAGAGACGTTCAGTACTGAAACCCTCATCA GAGAGACCTTGA